Proteins from one Acomys russatus chromosome 12, mAcoRus1.1, whole genome shotgun sequence genomic window:
- the Nudt12 gene encoding NAD-capped RNA hydrolase NUDT12, which translates to MSSVKNPKRVILSELHSSAAEGDVAKLAAILSHSPSLLNEPSENGWTALMYAARNGHPDVVQFLLEKGCDRSLVNTSRQTALDIAVFWGYKHVANLLANAKGGKKPWFLTNEVDECDNYFSRTLLDRKSDKRNDSDWLKAKESHPATVYILFSDLNPLVTLGSNKESSQQPEVRLCQLNYTDIKGYLAQPEMVTLVFLGVELEMRKGPRNHAERVPVEEDDGLVTWFALAIEPVAAEDFKQRHENCYFLHPPMPALLQLKEKEAGVVAQARSVLAWHSRYKFCPTCGSATKIEEGGYKRVCLRENCPSLHGVHNTSYPRVDPVVIMQVIHPDGTKCLLGRQKRFPPGMFTCLAGFIEPGETIEDAVRREVEEESGVKVGHVQYISCQPWPMPSSLMIGCLAVAVSTEIKVDKNEIEDARWFTREQVVDVLTKGKQQAFFVPPSRAIAHQLIKHWVGMNPNL; encoded by the exons atgtctTCTGTGAAAAATCCAAAAAGGGTAATACTTTCTGAACTCCACAGTTCTGCTGCAGAAGGAGATGTTGCCAAGTTAGCAGCGATACTCAGTCACTCTCCATCTCTTCTCAATGAACCTTCTGAAAATGGCTGGACCGCCTTAATGTATGCTGCAAGGAACGGGCACCCCGATGTTGTCCAGTTTCTGCTTGAGAAAGG ATGTGACAGATCACTTGTCAATACGTCAAGGCAAACTGCACTAGATATTGCTGTATTTTGGGGTTATAAGCATGTAGCTAACTTGTTAGCTAATGCAAAAGGCGGGAAGAAGCCGTGGTTCCTAACCAATGAAGTAGACGAATGTGACAATTATTTCAGCAGAACACTACTGGACCGGAAGAGTGACAAAAGAAATGATTCTGACTGGCTGAAAGCTAAAGAGAGCCACCCGGCCACAGTTTATATCCTTTTCTCAGACTTGAACCCCTTGGTTACTCTGGGTAGCAATAAAGAAAGCTCGCAGCAGCCGGAAGTCAGGCTTTGCCAGCTGAACTACACAGACATAAAGGGTTACTTGGCTCAGCCAGAAATGGTCACGTTGGTGTTCCTTGGAGTAGAGCTTGAAATGAGAAAGGGACCACGCAACCATGCTGAAAGAGTCCCCGTGGAAGAGGACGATGGTTTGGTCACTTGGTTTGCCCTCGCCATAGAGCCTGTTGCCGCTGAAGACTTTAAGCAAAGACACGAAAATTGTTATTTTCTCCACCCTCCAATGCCAGCTCTTCTGcagttgaaagaaaaagaggctg GAGTTGTCGCTCAAGCAAGATCTGTTCTTGCGTGGCATAGTCGATACAAGTTCTGCCCAACCTGTGGCAGTGCGACTAAAATTGAGGAAGGTGGCTATAAAAGAGTTTGCTTAAGAGAAAACTGTCCTAGTCTCCATGGCGTGCACAATACATCTTATCCAAGAGTCG atccAGTAGTCATCATGCAGGTTATCCACCCAGATGGAACCAAATGCCTTTTAGGCAGGCAAAAGAGATTTCCCCCGGGCATGTTTACATGCCTTGCTGGATTTATTGAACCTG GCGAGACAATAGAAGACGCTGTGCGGAGAGAAGTAGAAGAGGAAAGTGGAGTCAAAGTTGGCCATGTTCAGTACATCTCTTGTCAGCCATGGCCAATGCCCTCCTCCTTAATGATTGGTTGTTTAGCTGTGGCAGTGTCTACAGAAATTAAAGTTGACAAGAATGAAATAGAGGATGCCCGATGGTTCACGAGAGAACAG GTTGTGGATGTTCTTACCAAAGGGAAGCAGCAGGCGTTCTTCGTGCCACCGAGCCGAGCCATCGCCCATCAGTTAATCAAGCACTGGGTTGGGATGAACCCTAACCTCTAA